One genomic region from Bacillus sp. SLBN-46 encodes:
- a CDS encoding LysR family transcriptional regulator produces MDLQTLKVFQTVAKLGSISQAARELQYAQSNITMKIQQLETELQTTLFYRHNRGTVLTAKGSMLLTYTEKIFHLIEETKNVMNDVQTPKGPLIIGSMETTAAVRLPAIFSKYLKDYPDVDLTLKTGSTEENILGVLQYELDGAFVAGPIENSELIQKEVFDEELVLVTDTIHPPISTIKDIQKGTLLVFRTGCSYRERLEQWFRTERVIPKKIMEFGTLDGIIGCVSAGLGISMLPLSVVAKQIQEGTLRQHSLPNPFGKVKTIFIYRKDKYVPSSLSKFINILSD; encoded by the coding sequence ATGGATTTGCAAACATTAAAAGTTTTCCAGACTGTTGCAAAGCTGGGGAGTATTTCACAGGCAGCAAGAGAACTTCAATATGCACAATCTAATATCACGATGAAAATACAGCAATTAGAAACGGAACTTCAAACAACCTTATTTTATAGACATAATCGTGGGACTGTTTTGACAGCCAAAGGAAGCATGTTGTTAACATACACGGAAAAAATTTTTCATCTTATAGAAGAAACGAAAAACGTGATGAATGATGTTCAAACACCAAAAGGTCCTTTAATTATTGGTTCTATGGAAACAACTGCCGCAGTTCGTTTACCAGCCATATTTTCAAAGTACCTTAAAGACTATCCCGACGTTGACTTAACCCTAAAAACAGGTTCTACGGAAGAGAATATTCTAGGTGTGCTTCAGTATGAACTCGACGGAGCATTTGTTGCTGGACCGATTGAAAACTCTGAACTCATTCAAAAGGAAGTCTTTGACGAGGAATTGGTACTCGTTACAGATACAATTCATCCCCCTATATCTACTATCAAAGATATTCAAAAAGGGACATTGCTTGTATTTCGTACTGGATGTTCTTATCGAGAAAGGCTTGAACAATGGTTTCGCACAGAGAGGGTGATACCTAAAAAGATAATGGAATTTGGAACCCTAGATGGAATCATTGGGTGTGTATCTGCTGGTCTAGGTATAAGTATGCTTCCACTAAGCGTTGTAGCAAAACAAATACAAGAAGGAACTCTTAGACAGCATTCACTTCCAAATCCATTTGGAAAAGTCAAAACAATATTCATTTATAGAAAAGATAAGTATGTACCTTCATCATTATCAAAATTTATAAATATATTAAGTGATTAA
- a CDS encoding YbfB/YjiJ family MFS transporter: MKKQSFLFLIGGILSLIIAMGIGRFAYTPILPLMQKELSFSNTVAGYIASSNYAGYLLGAILAGAVPLKKYRVIILKISLIISILTTAIMGLTYSHSVWYALRFLSGVSSAYVLVLASGIVLDKLATLNKTSWSGLFYGGVGLGICLSSLFIPSLNHLYQWEGTWIGLAVVSAILSIFVWIWVDEAPNIAELKNKEDNFAVVPPTKWLLWLIIAYGLEGLGYIVTGTFIVSIAEKTPSFHNDATLVWMMVGLAAIPSCLIWSILAKKWGFVKSLVLAMALQSLGMAMPAFWISKTSFIISALLFGATFMGITTLATTLGRQINPSNSSRTIGILTAIYAIGQLIGPIISGVISSFTHNFNTALIGASSAVLIGAALLVNGIQFERKSYAKDEGYTC; this comes from the coding sequence TTGAAGAAGCAATCTTTTCTTTTTTTAATAGGGGGAATATTGTCACTAATCATTGCTATGGGGATTGGAAGATTTGCATATACTCCCATTCTTCCACTTATGCAAAAAGAACTATCTTTTTCGAATACAGTTGCTGGATATATAGCATCAAGTAATTACGCTGGATATTTGCTTGGAGCAATTTTAGCAGGAGCGGTACCTTTGAAGAAGTATCGAGTGATTATCTTAAAAATAAGTCTAATAATCAGTATATTAACCACTGCCATAATGGGTCTAACATACTCTCATTCCGTTTGGTATGCACTTCGATTTCTATCTGGGGTTTCCAGTGCTTATGTGCTGGTCCTAGCCTCTGGTATCGTGTTAGATAAACTTGCTACTTTAAACAAAACAAGTTGGTCTGGTTTATTTTATGGAGGGGTAGGTTTGGGAATCTGTTTATCCAGTCTTTTTATTCCGAGTTTAAACCATTTATATCAGTGGGAAGGTACATGGATTGGATTAGCTGTTGTCAGTGCAATCCTATCTATCTTCGTATGGATATGGGTAGATGAAGCTCCCAACATTGCTGAGTTAAAAAATAAAGAAGATAATTTTGCAGTTGTCCCCCCAACTAAATGGCTCCTTTGGTTGATTATTGCCTATGGTTTAGAAGGATTGGGTTACATTGTTACAGGAACATTTATCGTATCTATAGCTGAAAAGACCCCATCCTTTCATAATGATGCAACCTTAGTTTGGATGATGGTAGGTTTGGCTGCTATTCCATCCTGTCTCATCTGGTCTATACTAGCAAAAAAATGGGGCTTCGTTAAATCCTTAGTTCTTGCAATGGCACTACAATCCTTGGGAATGGCGATGCCAGCCTTTTGGATTTCGAAAACTAGTTTTATCATAAGTGCTTTGTTATTTGGAGCAACGTTTATGGGTATCACTACACTTGCTACAACATTGGGACGACAAATAAATCCATCAAATAGCAGTCGAACTATTGGCATTCTAACCGCTATATATGCTATTGGGCAGTTGATAGGACCCATCATTTCTGGAGTCATATCATCATTCACTCATAATTTTAATACTGCTTTAATTGGAGCATCTAGTGCCGTTTTAATTGGGGCAGCCCTGCTTGTAAATGGAATTCAATTTGAGAGGAAATCTTACGCAAAAGATGAGGGATATACATGTTAA
- a CDS encoding nitronate monooxygenase, whose amino-acid sequence MLNNEITEILKIKYPILQAPMAGEVTTSELVSEVSNSGGLGMIGAGYMNPIQIRNQIRELKTLTSNPFGINLFVPNEFDVIYDDIKSANQLLNPIREQLNLPQKDSFEIPEFNNVYETFIEQIKVVIEENVPVCSFTFGIPSEKVISELKKSDIILMGTATNVREAVENEKAGMDIVVVQGSEAGGHRGNFIDDYKVSLVGSMSLIPQVVDNVSIPVIAAGGIMDGRGLMASICLGAKGVQMGTAFLTCIESGAHKVHKDAIMNVTEEDTVLTRSFSGKWARGITNNFILDMQSNEWYLPDFPVQNTLTQDIRKVAASKNNKEFMSLWSGQSTRLAKQQAVKILIKNIMSEAEKIKINM is encoded by the coding sequence ATGTTAAATAATGAAATTACAGAAATATTAAAAATAAAATATCCAATTTTACAGGCTCCAATGGCAGGTGAAGTAACAACTTCTGAATTAGTGTCTGAGGTTTCAAATAGTGGTGGTCTAGGTATGATTGGAGCAGGTTATATGAACCCTATTCAAATTAGAAATCAAATAAGGGAGTTAAAGACCCTAACATCAAATCCTTTTGGTATAAATCTTTTTGTACCCAATGAGTTTGATGTTATATATGATGACATTAAATCAGCTAATCAGTTATTAAACCCTATTCGTGAGCAACTGAATTTGCCTCAAAAAGATAGCTTTGAAATTCCTGAATTTAATAATGTCTATGAAACATTTATTGAACAAATTAAGGTGGTAATTGAAGAAAATGTTCCAGTTTGTTCTTTTACATTTGGCATTCCATCTGAAAAAGTGATATCTGAGTTAAAAAAATCTGACATTATTCTAATGGGAACAGCAACTAATGTTAGAGAAGCAGTTGAAAATGAGAAAGCAGGAATGGATATTGTCGTTGTTCAAGGCAGTGAAGCTGGTGGACATCGAGGGAACTTTATCGATGATTATAAAGTGAGTTTAGTTGGTTCAATGTCATTAATTCCGCAGGTCGTTGACAATGTAAGTATTCCAGTAATAGCTGCTGGAGGCATTATGGATGGAAGAGGGTTGATGGCTTCTATCTGCTTAGGTGCAAAGGGTGTACAAATGGGGACAGCTTTCTTGACTTGTATTGAAAGTGGAGCACATAAAGTTCATAAAGATGCTATAATGAATGTCACAGAGGAAGATACAGTATTAACTCGTTCATTTTCAGGTAAATGGGCAAGAGGAATTACAAATAATTTTATTTTGGATATGCAGAGCAACGAATGGTATTTACCAGACTTCCCCGTTCAAAATACATTAACCCAGGATATTAGAAAAGTCGCCGCCTCAAAGAATAATAAAGAATTTATGTCACTATGGTCTGGTCAAAGTACAAGATTAGCTAAACAACAAGCTGTAAAAATATTAATCAAAAATATAATGTCAGAAGCAGAAAAAATAAAAATAAATATGTGA
- a CDS encoding Type 1 glutamine amidotransferase-like domain-containing protein, producing MFRILLTSNGFFTDQIKQQFLQLIDDQLENKKATVITTASQQKQDNKFAIKAKEDLIEMGFNLIDFTDIEFDQPDILRKYDVIYINGGNPFYLLYHLKKSGADLIIKKLAKQGVIFVGVSAGAMIFGQNIEVVRLFTPQMNNVQINDLSAIGLTNKIIFPHYDREDLFPDPLSRSIEDRLKVFESLTNYPIARLKDDEYLLVK from the coding sequence ATGTTTAGGATTTTATTAACGTCAAACGGGTTCTTTACTGATCAAATTAAACAACAATTTTTACAACTTATCGACGATCAATTAGAGAATAAAAAGGCAACAGTTATTACCACGGCATCACAACAAAAACAAGACAATAAATTTGCGATTAAGGCGAAAGAAGATTTGATTGAAATGGGGTTTAATCTGATTGATTTTACCGATATAGAGTTCGACCAACCTGATATTCTTCGAAAATATGATGTAATCTATATTAACGGAGGAAATCCCTTTTATTTGTTATATCACTTAAAGAAAAGTGGAGCCGACTTAATAATAAAGAAATTAGCTAAACAAGGTGTTATTTTTGTAGGAGTAAGTGCTGGTGCAATGATTTTTGGACAAAACATAGAAGTGGTAAGGCTTTTTACTCCCCAGATGAACAATGTACAAATAAATGATCTATCAGCGATAGGTTTAACCAATAAAATAATTTTTCCACATTACGATAGAGAAGATTTGTTTCCAGATCCACTAAGTAGGTCAATTGAAGACAGGTTAAAAGTTTTTGAAAGTTTGACTAATTATCCAATTGCAAGGCTTAAGGATGATGAATATCTACTTGTAAAGTAA
- a CDS encoding YkvA family protein — translation MLKKVKNWARNLKRQIFILYFACKDERVPWYAKVFTACVVAYAFSPIDLIPDFIPILGYLDDVILVPLGIMIALRMIPKSVISDCEVKAEEMMKNGKPKNWIIGSIIVLIWGLIIIWAIIKIYRLL, via the coding sequence ATGTTGAAAAAGGTTAAAAATTGGGCGAGGAATTTAAAAAGACAGATATTTATTCTTTACTTTGCTTGTAAAGATGAAAGAGTACCTTGGTATGCTAAAGTATTTACGGCTTGTGTTGTAGCGTATGCCTTCAGTCCAATTGACCTAATTCCTGATTTTATACCTATTCTGGGCTATTTAGATGATGTAATTCTCGTTCCATTAGGGATAATGATTGCGTTAAGGATGATACCAAAGAGTGTAATATCTGACTGTGAAGTTAAGGCCGAAGAAATGATGAAAAACGGTAAGCCGAAGAATTGGATAATCGGTTCAATAATAGTATTGATTTGGGGTTTAATAATAATATGGGCTATTATAAAAATTTATCGCTTGTTATAA
- a CDS encoding VOC family protein: MIPKEGDDYFMSNQVCVIGIYVPDISKAIDFYTNTLGFEVYKQYGPKIVSLVHGELPIVLEENENAIYNQDNKISGVALGLRTEDIFKTVQLLKEKEVKFIVDEPTDCPPGKFVSFRDPFGNVLEYIQFTNF; encoded by the coding sequence ATGATACCAAAAGAAGGAGATGACTATTTTATGAGTAATCAAGTTTGTGTTATAGGTATTTATGTACCAGATATCAGTAAAGCAATTGACTTTTATACCAATACTTTAGGATTTGAAGTTTATAAGCAGTATGGTCCTAAAATAGTATCACTGGTTCACGGAGAGTTACCAATCGTTTTAGAGGAAAACGAAAACGCTATTTATAATCAAGATAATAAAATTTCCGGAGTTGCTTTAGGTCTACGAACTGAAGATATATTTAAAACAGTTCAATTGCTAAAAGAAAAAGAAGTGAAATTTATTGTAGATGAACCAACTGATTGTCCTCCAGGAAAATTCGTTAGTTTTAGAGACCCCTTTGGAAATGTCTTAGAATACATCCAATTTACAAATTTTTAG
- the lepB gene encoding signal peptidase I has product MTKKKSETFEWVKSILGALVIAFIIRSFFFTPIVVDGKSMNPTLQDKDRMVVTKIGEPKRFDIVVFHAPDGTDYIKRVIGLPGDSIEYKNDILYINGKAYNEPYLEKYKKTLNGGTLTGSFTLNETAVGSNTVPKDCLFVMGDNRRKSKDSRVIGAIPMEKVIGTTNVVFYPLKEIKIVNN; this is encoded by the coding sequence ATGACAAAGAAGAAAAGTGAAACGTTTGAATGGGTTAAATCAATATTGGGTGCTCTTGTTATAGCATTTATTATTCGCTCTTTTTTCTTTACCCCCATTGTTGTTGACGGTAAATCAATGAACCCCACTCTCCAGGACAAGGACCGTATGGTTGTAACTAAAATTGGGGAACCGAAAAGATTTGATATTGTTGTGTTTCACGCCCCAGACGGTACGGATTACATAAAACGTGTAATTGGACTCCCAGGTGATAGCATTGAGTATAAGAATGATATTTTATATATAAATGGTAAGGCATATAACGAACCTTATTTAGAAAAATACAAGAAAACACTAAATGGAGGAACATTAACAGGCTCTTTCACTTTAAATGAAACCGCAGTAGGTAGCAATACTGTCCCTAAAGATTGTTTGTTTGTAATGGGAGATAACAGAAGGAAAAGCAAAGACAGCCGTGTTATTGGAGCGATACCAATGGAAAAGGTAATAGGGACAACAAATGTTGTTTTTTATCCGCTAAAAGAAATTAAAATCGTAAATAACTAA